A region of bacterium DNA encodes the following proteins:
- a CDS encoding SDR family oxidoreductase encodes MSDRLRKKRAVVTAAAQGIGRETALAFAREGAEVWATDINELGVAALQKDAPQIHTRGLDVTDPGAVVALAQELGAIDVLFNCAGYVHQGTIQDCEEDDWDFSFDLNVKSVYRMIRAFLPAMREAGGASIVNMSSVASSVTGAPNRFVYGTTKAAVIGLTKSIAADFVRDGVRCNAICPGTVETPSLHERIAVAEDPDAARRAFIERQPMGRLGRAEEIAALAVYLASDESSYTTGTVHVIDGGWTG; translated from the coding sequence GTGAGCGATCGACTTCGCAAGAAACGCGCGGTGGTTACGGCCGCAGCACAGGGCATCGGCCGGGAAACGGCTCTGGCTTTCGCACGTGAAGGCGCAGAGGTCTGGGCTACCGATATCAACGAACTAGGGGTCGCAGCGCTGCAGAAAGACGCACCGCAAATACACACACGAGGGCTGGATGTAACGGATCCCGGCGCGGTTGTGGCGCTCGCACAGGAGCTTGGTGCAATCGACGTACTGTTCAACTGCGCGGGCTATGTTCACCAGGGCACGATCCAGGACTGCGAAGAGGACGACTGGGACTTCTCTTTTGATCTGAACGTAAAGTCGGTCTATCGCATGATCCGCGCCTTTCTTCCGGCGATGCGTGAAGCCGGCGGCGCTTCAATCGTGAACATGTCTTCGGTCGCCTCGAGCGTGACCGGTGCACCCAATCGCTTCGTCTACGGCACGACCAAGGCCGCCGTGATCGGATTGACGAAATCCATTGCCGCTGACTTCGTGCGAGATGGTGTGCGCTGCAACGCGATCTGTCCGGGGACGGTCGAGACACCCTCTCTTCACGAGCGCATCGCCGTCGCCGAGGATCCCGATGCAGCTAGGCGCGCATTCATCGAAAGACAACCCATGGGTCGCCTCGGTCGAGCCGAGGAGATTGCCGCACTGGCGGTCTATCTGGCCTCGGATGAATCCTCCTACACAACCGGAACCGTGCATGTAATCGACGGCGGTTGGACGGGCTGA
- a CDS encoding amidohydrolase family protein: MCSTPRIDSHQHFWLLERGDYDWLAPELEVLYRDFGPADLRPLLDTCGIEGSVVVQAAPTLAETRFLLDTARATDWIAGVVGWVDLERTEAVEQLEKLRAQEPGLCGIRPMIQDIPDPDWMLCREIEPALRSIADLGLCLDALVRPEHLANLRVFLDRHPDLRVVIDHGAKPEIHSGKIKAWSHDIDAIARNSNASCKLSGLVTEAHADWNTAQLGPYAEHLLDCFGPRRLLWGSDWPVVNLAGGYAEWWNATLDLLDTLSTRERAAVLGGNAVDFYRLVDRRNS; encoded by the coding sequence ACGACTGGCTGGCGCCGGAACTCGAGGTTCTGTACCGAGACTTTGGCCCCGCGGATCTCCGCCCCCTGCTGGACACCTGCGGGATCGAAGGCAGCGTGGTCGTTCAGGCTGCACCTACGCTCGCGGAGACGCGTTTTCTACTGGATACAGCGCGGGCAACGGACTGGATTGCGGGCGTCGTTGGCTGGGTAGACCTGGAGCGGACCGAAGCCGTCGAGCAACTCGAGAAACTCCGCGCCCAGGAGCCTGGTCTTTGCGGGATCCGCCCGATGATCCAGGACATCCCGGATCCCGATTGGATGCTGTGCCGTGAGATCGAACCCGCTTTGCGCTCGATAGCTGACCTCGGATTGTGCCTCGATGCGCTGGTTCGCCCGGAGCACCTGGCCAATCTGCGGGTCTTCCTCGATCGGCATCCGGATCTGCGCGTGGTGATCGACCACGGAGCAAAGCCGGAAATCCACTCAGGCAAAATCAAAGCCTGGTCACACGACATCGACGCCATCGCGCGTAACTCAAACGCGAGCTGCAAGCTCTCGGGTCTGGTCACCGAGGCACATGCCGATTGGAACACAGCGCAACTCGGCCCGTATGCCGAACATCTGCTCGATTGTTTCGGCCCGCGCCGATTGCTCTGGGGTAGCGACTGGCCAGTCGTCAATCTTGCGGGGGGCTACGCCGAGTGGTGGAACGCAACCCTGGATCTCCTGGATACGCTTTCGACACGAGAGCGTGCGGCCGTTCTGGGCGGCAACGCCGTCGACTTCTATAGGCTCGTAGATCGGAGGAACTCGTGA